The proteins below are encoded in one region of uncultured Eubacteriales bacterium:
- a CDS encoding conserved hypothetical protein (Evidence 4 : Homologs of previously reported genes of unknown function), which yields MEHSYININRQFGSLGRPIAIKLAEILQIEYYDRDIVEETAKQMNIPLSQASDQDESVSSKFSRMAFPLGGGSNESEDNMFDVQAKIIQNLAAKGPAIFVGRCADYILKQYNCLNIFIYAPKAQRYLNCVNSLGMSPTEAKKMIEKVDKARDRYWIKYAKHLPSDPEYTHLMMDSSLFGVTGTAELLASIVKEHFSSEIFRPNVV from the coding sequence ATGGAACACAGCTATATCAACATTAATCGCCAGTTTGGCAGTCTGGGTCGTCCCATTGCCATCAAACTGGCGGAGATTCTCCAAATTGAATATTATGACCGGGATATCGTGGAGGAGACTGCCAAGCAGATGAACATCCCGCTGTCTCAGGCCAGCGACCAGGATGAAAGCGTCAGTTCCAAGTTCAGCCGCATGGCGTTTCCTCTTGGCGGTGGCTCTAATGAGAGCGAAGATAATATGTTCGATGTACAGGCCAAGATCATTCAAAATCTGGCGGCTAAGGGACCGGCCATTTTTGTAGGACGCTGCGCGGATTATATTTTGAAGCAATATAACTGCCTCAATATTTTTATCTACGCACCCAAGGCTCAGCGCTATCTGAACTGTGTTAACTCCCTTGGAATGTCCCCGACAGAGGCAAAAAAGATGATTGAAAAGGTTGACAAAGCTCGTGACCGATACTGGATAAAATATGCCAAGCACTTACCCTCTGACCCGGAATATACCCATCTGATGATGGACAGCAGCCTGTTTGGTGTAACGGGTACCGCCGAACTCCTGGCCTCCATTGTAAAAGAGCATTTTTCAAGCGAGATTTTTAGGCCTAACGTTGTCTGA